TTGATACACTTCATCGCTAATATGATGAGCTAATGCTCTTATTTCATTAGAGTTAATTTGGTAAGTTTTAGTCAGGAGCGTGTTTCCATTCGCCACCGCATCCGCCAATTTGTAACTCACTTCATAGCGGTTTCCTATTCTATTGACCTTACCGGTGACTACGCTGTCTGCCCCCAATTGTCGTAGAGTGCTTACAGGAGATTGAGCGTTCGCACTATCAGGACCAGAAATAATTTTAAATTGGCCAGACAGGGTTAAATCATTTTCAATAACATGTGCAATCTCTTGAGCCCCTGCATCGGAACCAAATGAATTAATTGCGATAGGTAAGGCTGAGTTAATACCTTGTGTTAACTCTAAATCAAGAGCAAACACCTGATTCACAAAAAATAATAGAAATAATGTAATAAATCGGTTCATCACGAGAGTTACCCCCTAACTTGTTCTGGACGAACGGTTAAACTAATATCACGGAACAAATTAAATGTCTCCGCGTCTGTAGGCACTGGAAGTGGTGATGCTTTTTTGATAGCGGTTTGAGCTGATCTATCAAGTAACGGGTCGCCACTGCTACGAGTTAAAGTGACCTCTAAAACTACTCCATTTGGGGCCAAACGTATTCTGAATTGACTCGACAAACTGCTGTCCACATTTTCAGGCAAAATCCAATTTTGTCCTATTGCATTAACAATAAGTGCTTTATATTTATCAACTTCACCAGCCATTCGTGCCTGATTTTCAGCATTTTCTCTCGCCTGCTGCGCAGCCGCTGCTTCTTGTTGTTTTTTTCTTTCTCTATCTGCTTTTGCTTGCTCGACAGCTTCTTTTTCAGCCTTCACTTTTTCGGCATGCTCTCGCTCTGCTCTAAGTTTCTCGGTTTTAACTTTTTCTTCCGCCTTTTTCTTATTAAGTTCCGCAAGTTTTTTAGCTTCCAACTCCTGTTGTTTTACTAATTTTTCTTTTTGCTTTTTTAATTCCTCTATATGCTTGGCTTCTAGTGCTTTTTGCTCTGCAAGCTGTTTTAAACGCTTTTTCTCTTCTTCAGCTTGTTTTTTTCGGGCAATAGCAATTTTATTCGCTTCTTCCTTTAATTTAGCAATATTTTGTTGCTCTTTAATTCTTTGTTGCTTTGCCAATTGAAGTTGGCGATCAAGTTCCCGTTGTCTATTTATTTCTGCCCTTTGCTTTTGTGCTCTTTCTTGTTTTAAGCGATTAACGGTCTCCATGACTTCTTTATTATCTACACTAACGGCTTTAACCACTTCTTGTTGCGGAGTAGCCGCAATAGGTTGTTGCATACCAGGCTTATTCTTGGCTTCCATAGTAAGCACAGGCTTGCTCGCTGAATTATCCGTCAAAAGCATGACTACTAAAAATAAATGAAGTCCTAAAGCAAAATAAAAGGCCTTTCGGTAACTGGGTGTACTAATCATGCCTGCCCCTCTGCAGCTTCGTGTTCTGAATCAGTTAACAATCCAACTTGTTCAGCACCTGCTTGTTTCAGTAAAGCCATAGCTTGCACCACCTTACCGTAAGCAACGCCTTGATCTCCTTTTACTAATACATTTAATTTCTGGCCAGATTGCTTGGCTAACTCAAGTTCCGCAGCAACCCGGACCACTAAAGCTTGAGCTTCTATGGGATCTGCAGGCGTACTACTTATATTAAGAAAATAGGTGCCCTGCTGATTCACGGAAACAATAATAGGCTCTCTATCTGTAGGTTGAAGATTTTGACTTGCGGCCTTAGGCAAATCAACAGTTACCCCTTGCGTTAACATCGGTGCAGTGATCATAAAAATAACGAGTAAAACTAGCATAACATCAATATAAGGCACCACATTAATTTCTGAAATGGGAGCTTCTCGTTTAACCTTTGGTCTAATCATTTAGATTTCATCCTCTTGCAGCGCTAGAAGTTTGTTGCTCGATTAGAGAGATTAACTCTTCTTGAAACAAATCAAATCTATTTAATAATGCATTAGCACGAGCGGTATACCGGTTATACGCGATAACAGCAGGAATTGCTGTAAATAACCCTAAAGCAGTTGCAACTAATGCCTCAGAAATACCAGGAGCCACCATTGCTATAGTTGCCTGTTGAGCATGGCCTAATGCCTGAAAAGAGGTCATTATACCCCATACTGTACCAAATAGACCCACATAAGGTGAAATAGAGCCAACTGAAGCAAAAAAAGGTAAATGTTGTTCTAATTTCTCCGCCTCTTTAGCATGGCTAATTTGCATTACACGCTGAATAGGCTCAATACTTACGCTCCCTTGTTTTCTTGCACGTACAAACTCCTTAAAGCCAGCATGGAAAATTGCAGCCATGCCCTGCTTCTCTTCTGCATTGCTATCAATATCGGCATAAAGTTTGCTCAAGTCCCCGCTGTCCCAGAATCGTCTATTAAAAGCGTCCGTTAACTGTTTCTTACGCTTAAAAAACCATGCTCTTTGAAAAATTAAAGTCCAAGACACTATTGACGCAATCAGCAGTAGCATCATTACTGATTTAACTACTAAACCTGCTTGCATAAAATACATCAACACATTTGCTTGATTACTCACCGTTGTCTCCACTATCAAAATATATAATAGTTCATTCATTAGCCGCCAAAATTAGGCAATTGTTGTGGCTTTAGCTCACTATTAACACATACTGCTTGAATTTGAGCCTCACACACTGTCAGCCCCAATTGATTGGTCACTATCTGTTCAAACATAAAACTACATGCTTTTACATTTTTTATCTGCGTTACTATTGTTAACACATCATCCAATTTTGCTGGATAAAGATATTTAATGGTTAACTCTCTAATCGCAAATAAAACATCGCGTTTTATTAGTTCACTTAACGTCCAATTATTATTTCTCAGTAATTCTGCTCGCGCTCTTTCTAAATAACGCAAATAATTAGCATGATAAACAATTCCCATAAAATCGACATCTTCTGTATAAACTCTAATTATATGTTGCTGCGCGGTCATAAAATTCATGAGTTATTCCAATTCAATCACGTTTAAACCAAAATGCTCATAAGCTCGTGAAGTCGCCATTCTACCTCTAGGTGTGCGCATAAGGAATCCTTGTTGTATTAAAAAAGGCTCTAAAACATCTTCTATTGTACCTTTTTCTTCTCCGATAGCGGCTGCAATACTGTCAACACCGACAGGACCGCCACCAAAATGTTCTATAACTGCCAGTAATAACTTTCTATCCATTAAATCGAAACCTAATTGATCTATATCCAGCATTACTAAAGCTTTCTGCGCAATATCCATAGTAATTATGCCACGACCTTTTACTTCTGCATAATCTCTCACTCGTCTTAATAAGCGATTGGCAATTCGTGGTGTACCTCTAGAGCGTCGGGCAATTTCTCTAGCACCTTCTGGCTCTGTAGGAACATGAAGTAGTTGAGCAGATCGAGAGACTATTTGTGTCAGTGAATCTTCAGAATAATATTCCAAGCGCTGTACTATGCCAAATCGATCTCTTAGCGGAGAAGTTAATAAGCCAGCCCTTGTTGTCGCTCCAATTAAGGTAAATGGAGGAAGCTCCAATTTAATAGATCGAGCAGCAGGCCCCTCTCCTATCATAATATCGAGCTTATAGTCTTCCATTGCAGGATAAAGAATTTCTTCTATTACTGGACTTAATCTATGTATTTCATCAATAAATAAAACATCATTTTGCTGTAAATTAGTTAAAATCGCAGCAATATCACCGGCCCTCTCAATCACAGGCCCAGAGGTCTGTCGAATGTTTACCCCCATTTCGTGGGCAATGATATTAGCTAAAGTAGTTTTTCCTAAACCTGGAGGGCCAAAAACAAGAACATGGTCTAGTGGATCCTTTCTTTTTTTAGCAGCATTAATGAAGATTTGCATTTGTGAACTAACCGTCTCTTGCCCTATATATTCCGCAAGACTTAGAGGTCTGATAGCCCGATCAATAGCTTCTTCAGAGACAATAGTTTGATTACTGATTAAGCGATCACTTTCCAGCATAATAGTTTTTATAGGTTTACCCGAATGAAAGCATTTTAACATATGTTTTTTTAATCGCAGCTTTTTCTTTGGTGATTTATCGAATATATCTGCTGTTGAGAGGAATCGACGGTCATAGATTAAAGCAACGACGCCGTCTTCAGGAGATCCTTCGTCGCAAGCTCCTTTGGATAACAATTAATTTAATGTCATTTTCGGATAAGAAAGTCTCTTACATCGGAACCGTTCGTGCTGAAGAAAGAGAGAACCCGCCTCAAAGCATCCACCAAGACAAAAATCTTGTGTATATGCTTCGAGACCCGAGGTATCCCCACAGAATTATATCTTCTCTCGAATTACCGTGGCTTGACCACGGCATCCACACGGTGCATTATTAAATCACCTCTATTTCTTCAATGAAGTGGTTAAAAAGGAAATTTAATCGAGTGTATTTCTTGGGCTTAAACTAACCATTACCCCTCTTGTAGATACCGTGGTCAAGCCACGGTAATTCGATCTTTAATCAATATTTGTGGAAATACCTCAGCTCGAAGCGCCACCCCAACAGGAATGGATTGGGGTGATGGCTAGGATACTAACTTCATTATCCGAAAATCACTGGCGCGAGAGATTAGATTGAGCTTTTTTCTTCCTCAACTTGATGGTTATGAGCTTTAGCTTCATGCAACCACGCTACGGCAATAGTAAAACCGTACATTGCGTATCGCTACAAGTAACACCAGATAAAATTTCTATTACTTGGGCCACCCAGTTTTTGTTGTCTTCTCTAACCAAAGTATTAATACGACCATAGATATTTTTATTAATTTTGCAATGAAGTATTTTTGCCAAATCAGAAGTACACTTTACTGAAAAATAGGCTCTGTCCTTAGTAAAAGTTTTTATTTTGTTATTGACTAGTATTTTACCAAATGGGGTTTTATTCTCTAAAATACTACGAATTACTTGTTCTGATAACTCATTAAAATTGATCGTTATAAAAGCTAACTCAACGTTGATATTATTCGACTTACTCTGTATTCCCCCCTTCCGATATTTAACTTTCTCCTTATTCATAAACATATAAATAACTCGGGAATAACAATTACTTTTATGATCTTGTTCAGCATAAATAGTCTTAATTTCAGGAGTGCGTTGATAGTATTGCTCAATACCTATGGTCATTAACGGCTGAACAAGTAAAAAATTATAGGGCTTTGGTAATGATTCCTTATTCACCTCCATGCCGACTAACTTATTAATTTTCAAAAAATTTGATAAATTATCCATTCGTTCCTGAATAATTACTGATTGTTGTGTACTAGAGCTCGCGAAAACAGGACAAAATAAAACTACAGTTTGAAATACCATCAAAAATAAAATATTCTTTTTAATCAATTATTTATTCCTTATTAGGGTAACTTCTCAATAAGTACGGGGATAAAGTATGTTAGATCAAAAGGTTCAACCTACAACTCTTTCTTAATTAGACGATTATAGAATAATATCAGGCAACCAATATCGATGAAAATTATTTAGAATGTTCAATATAACCAATTAATAGTTTTCTGGCACGAAATATTCTTGACCGTACAGTACCTATAGGACAATGCATTTTCTTAGCAATATCCTCATAACTGTATCCTTCAAATAGATACATGCCATAACAAATGCGCAACTCTTCTGAAAGTCTTGATATTGCCGACTCTATTTGCTCGCCAAACTCTATGTTAATTAATGCATGTTCTGGAGAATTCCCTATAGAGTTATACTGCTGATGAACATATTGCTTTTCAGAATCTGATCTCAGATTAACTGCTCTAAAATAATTTTTAATAGTATTTTGAGTAATTTTATATAACCACGTTGAAAATGAGCTTTCTTCTTTGAAGTAATCTAAATAGCGATAGACCTTGAGTAAAACCTCCTGAGACAAATCATTAACACTAGCCTGCTCATGAATATAAAAATATATGATTTGCTGAATTTTATGATGATAGCGACCAAGCAGAATATTATATGCCTTGCTATTCCCATTTTGTGCTAGCCTGACCAATTGGTCGTCGCTGTAAGACGCTTGAATGTCCATAACATCCTCTTTCATCCGTTATTGTCTATGACTTTAGTGCTCAGATTTTATAGGCAAATAAAAGAACATATAGATTTATAATTAATCTTATTGTATTATTATACACTATTTAGCTCTTGTTTTGAGATGAATGAGTTGTAATTGAGACTTAGGTACTTGATCATTAAATAAAATAATTATTTTTTTTGTTTTTCCACGGGATAATTCAATCAGTTGAAATAGTGCATTATGAATCAACACTGAAACTTCATCATAGTGTTCTATTGCACCATTTTTTTTTACTAAAACCCATTCTGTTTGATTCCATCTAATTTCTTGAATCGATGAACATGGACTCTGATTAGTGTAATCCATTCTAAATTGCAGGAGTATCAAACAGCATAGTACGATCTTAATGAGCAAATAAATAGAACTAAGATATAGCAATAAAATTGTAAATAAATAAAGCACTAAAACAAAACGAAAATAAACCTTTGATTTTCCAGGTTTAATTGTTATTTCGGATGATAGCAACAATTGTACTTAACTCTTCATCTTGTGGCTCGTCGTGCCCCATTAGCCAGGAAAATAATTCAGGATCAGTATAACTTAATAGTAGATTAAAACTTTTGAGCTCTTGTTCCGTCAGCTTATCTATACCACCATGCTCCATGAAACGTTGTAAAATAAGATCAAGCTCTAACATTCCGCGTCTGCAATGCCAGGACAACCTAGCTTTTTCTTTTGCATCTAACATTAATACTCTCTCTTTATTTAATTTAATTTTCAATGTCAAATCGGATTATGATGCTTCCGGATCGCACATAAATACAACATCTTCTATGAGCTCGGCTTTCGCCGGTAATTCGAAAATGGGCTAAGTCGACCGATGAGATAACTTTTATATTTAAGATTCTTAATAATGAAAGAACCTTTTAAAGAAAACATTACAAAATAGTAGTAAAATTTAGATGCCCAAATGATACACTACTCATCTCCAAACGAAAACCATATATTTATTATGAAAGAAATGTTTGAGCATACGATTAATTCACGGGTTCTAACTACGTTTAGTTCTGTTGAGCATGAATTAAAATTTAACAAACAAAAGAACTACTTATTTGATTTATCTTATTTGAGTGTCCTTGAAGTTACTGGTGATAAGTCTTTAGATTTTCTCCAAGGGCAATTAACTTGCGATGTCCGTTTAGTATCAGATATACAAATGCTCCAAGGAGTACAATGTAATCTTAAAGGTCGCATTTTAGCATTATTAGATATTATTTTATGGGGAAATTATAAACTTATTTTGCCTATGGATTTGGTGGAGTCAACCCAGACCTCTTTAAATAAAACAGCCCAATTATCAAGAGTATCCATCCAAAGAAACAACAAGCTAAAGATTTTTGGACTGTATCTACAAAATCATAACGATTTGATCCCCGATAAAACATTTTTGCCTAATAATTTATATGCTCAAGCGCAAAGAGCAAACTACTGTTATTATCATTTAGGCAATGGTTTTTATATTTTTATAATTAAAACAGAAATTGAAGAGGAATTCTGTAAGCCATTTAAGGAACAAGATCAATTATTAGGTTCCTTAACTTGGCATACATTAAGATTATATGCACAACAATTTGAGATCTACCCTGAATCTCGAGGTCTATTTTTACCGCACCGCTTAGGCTTACATCAAACACAATATATTAGTTTTGATAAAGGCTGTTATAAAGGCCAGGAAATCATCGCCAGAACTCATTATAAGGCAACCATTAAGCATGAACTTAATATCTATGTAATTCAATCAGAACAGGCTATTTATTCGGGTCAAAAACTGCTAAAAGTTGACGAAGATGTAGAGTTAGGTGAATTGATAGATTATTCCTTACTTGGGGATAAGAATTATTTGATTACTGCCAGCACTCTTAAACAAGCACCTCAAATGGTGCGTTTTGAGGGACAAAGCCAGCCCATATCTTTAGAAAAGCTTTAGGTTGGGCTTTTGGGGCTTTAAAGCCCTCAGGTTAAGAAGCAAAGGAAGGTAGCTTACCCCTCCTATCTTTCGGGAGAAGGCAGAAAGTATTAGATAGGTCTTCGCTTCTTAGCCTAACACGACACAGAGCCATTGCTCAGTATCCTCATAAATTTAATCACCCTTACTAGGTAACATACGCTTTAAGATATTATCTTTATCAATAAAATGATGCTTTAAAGCACCTAATACATGCAATGTTATAAATACAATTAAGATCCAGGCAATTGCTTCATGATATTCAGCCATCATTCCGGATAACGATTGATTCTCACCAACCCAAGGTAATGGGGCTTTAAATAGATCGAAATATACTGGCATCCTGCCTCCAGCGATAGACATAATCCATCCACTTAAAGGCATAATGAAAAGAAGAAGATAAAATCCATATTGCACAAAGCGAGATAATATTTTTTCCCATAACTTCATGCTGTCAGGTAAATCAGGTTTTGTTGTAACGCGCATCCAAATAAAACGGAGTATCATTAGAAAAAAAATGGTGATACCTGTAGATTTATGCAGCATATAAGCAGTTCCCTTAGATTCATCAGGGATGCTGTCAAGGAAAAATCCTACTATTAACATAGTGAGTACAGCTAAAGCGATAATCCAATGAAATAACTTGCTTAATGATGTATAGGTTGTTACCGATTTCTTGGACATGCTCACACTCCATAATGAAAATAACACTGTACGGTCCAGGGATCTTAGTATGCTCTGATTCTGGAGCTTACTTATAAGTTTTTTAATTTTTAAGGACTGACCATGCCATTTTAGTTATAAAATGGCATGGCTTTTTGACAAAGCTTAATCAACTGCCTCTAGCTTTGAATGGGACTGCAATGTAGTTTGTGTCAAATCCAGAAGCTCCCTAATTGCCACAAAAAACATTGTATAGGTTAAGACAGTGCTGGCTTTTAAATCAGTTAATATGTATCTCCAACGTTCAATTAACGCTATATGATATGTCCCCCAAGATTCTAAACGTGTTATGAGATCTTTATTTTTACCGTTATCACTTAAAATACCCGCGGTCAATTGACGTTGCTGCCAATCTAGATCATCACGTAATGCTTCTCTAGATAAGGATTCCCAATGATTTTCAGTAGGATGAATAATGATCTGTGTTCTGATCCATGGCAGATCCAGGAACTCACCAATACCATAATAAACTTCAGCTACCTTGGCAACTTTTAGTCCATATGTATGAGCGATTTCAATGATATCAGGTGCTGCAAATAAAGCACGCGTCACCGTTAATTCGTGCGCTAAAGTAGGTGTTACTCCGGCCGCAACACGCTCTTGATAATGTTCATCAAAGTGAACACGAACCTCTTCACCAAAAACAGTCGGCATGCATTTTTTAAGTTCCACAACCCCTTGGGAATAAAGCTGTATCGTACGACCTATATCCAAGGATCTTCGTTGCGAACGTAAAAACCAGCGTGTTACCCTTCTTGAAAGTCGAACATAAAGCATCATCATATCAACTTGCAATTGTGCATTGATTTTTGTTCCTAATTCTTCTATCTGCCTCCAGATTGATTCTAAATCAAGAACTGTTCGTGCGATCATGTACGCTTTAACAATAGCAGAAACAGGTGCTCCAGTTTCATCCTGCAACCTATAGACAAAGGTAAAGCCCATCTCATTGACAATAATATTACTTAACCGTGTCGCAATGATTTCGCGTCTTAAAGGATGATCCTGCATCTGTTTACTGAAACGCTCTTGCAATGGTTTTGGGAAAGCACTAGTCAGTATCTGATTCATATAGTTTTCTTCAGGTACGTCTGATGCAAGTATTTGCTCTTTCAAAATAGTCTTGCTGTAACACATCAATACAGCAATTGCCGGACGACCTAAGCCGTATCCTTTTAATTTACGTTCCAATAAAGCTTTATCATCAGGTAAAAACTCAAGATTTCTATCTAACTTACCTGAACGCTCCAGTTCATTAATATAACGACTTTGCAACTCGAGCGAACGTAATGCTTGTGAATCAGATAGACTGATAGCTCTTGTTTGTAAAAAGTTATCTCTGAGCACCAATTTTGCTACTTCATCAGTCATTTCACTCAAAAGCTCATTTCGTTGTTTTGGAGTCAAATCGCCAGCAGTAACTATAGTATCCAATAAAATCTTGATATTAACTTCTTTGTCAGAACAGTTAACACCGCCAGAATTATCAATGAAGTCGGTATAGACCATGCCACCTTGCAATGTGTATTCAACACGTGCCAATTGAGTTAAACCTAAATTACCGCCCTCTCCAACCACCTTACACC
This Legionella fallonii LLAP-10 DNA region includes the following protein-coding sequences:
- the tolA gene encoding cell envelope integrity protein TolA, translated to MISTPSYRKAFYFALGLHLFLVVMLLTDNSASKPVLTMEAKNKPGMQQPIAATPQQEVVKAVSVDNKEVMETVNRLKQERAQKQRAEINRQRELDRQLQLAKQQRIKEQQNIAKLKEEANKIAIARKKQAEEEKKRLKQLAEQKALEAKHIEELKKQKEKLVKQQELEAKKLAELNKKKAEEKVKTEKLRAEREHAEKVKAEKEAVEQAKADRERKKQQEAAAAQQARENAENQARMAGEVDKYKALIVNAIGQNWILPENVDSSLSSQFRIRLAPNGVVLEVTLTRSSGDPLLDRSAQTAIKKASPLPVPTDAETFNLFRDISLTVRPEQVRG
- the tolR gene encoding protein TolR; translated protein: MIRPKVKREAPISEINVVPYIDVMLVLLVIFMITAPMLTQGVTVDLPKAASQNLQPTDREPIIVSVNQQGTYFLNISSTPADPIEAQALVVRVAAELELAKQSGQKLNVLVKGDQGVAYGKVVQAMALLKQAGAEQVGLLTDSEHEAAEGQA
- the tolQ gene encoding protein TolQ: MSNQANVLMYFMQAGLVVKSVMMLLLIASIVSWTLIFQRAWFFKRKKQLTDAFNRRFWDSGDLSKLYADIDSNAEEKQGMAAIFHAGFKEFVRARKQGSVSIEPIQRVMQISHAKEAEKLEQHLPFFASVGSISPYVGLFGTVWGIMTSFQALGHAQQATIAMVAPGISEALVATALGLFTAIPAVIAYNRYTARANALLNRFDLFQEELISLIEQQTSSAARG
- a CDS encoding YbgC/FadM family acyl-CoA thioesterase; protein product: MNFMTAQQHIIRVYTEDVDFMGIVYHANYLRYLERARAELLRNNNWTLSELIKRDVLFAIRELTIKYLYPAKLDDVLTIVTQIKNVKACSFMFEQIVTNQLGLTVCEAQIQAVCVNSELKPQQLPNFGG
- the ruvB gene encoding Holliday junction branch migration DNA helicase RuvB; this translates as MLESDRLISNQTIVSEEAIDRAIRPLSLAEYIGQETVSSQMQIFINAAKKRKDPLDHVLVFGPPGLGKTTLANIIAHEMGVNIRQTSGPVIERAGDIAAILTNLQQNDVLFIDEIHRLSPVIEEILYPAMEDYKLDIMIGEGPAARSIKLELPPFTLIGATTRAGLLTSPLRDRFGIVQRLEYYSEDSLTQIVSRSAQLLHVPTEPEGAREIARRSRGTPRIANRLLRRVRDYAEVKGRGIITMDIAQKALVMLDIDQLGFDLMDRKLLLAVIEHFGGGPVGVDSIAAAIGEEKGTIEDVLEPFLIQQGFLMRTPRGRMATSRAYEHFGLNVIELE
- a CDS encoding sigma-70 family RNA polymerase sigma factor; this translates as MDIQASYSDDQLVRLAQNGNSKAYNILLGRYHHKIQQIIYFYIHEQASVNDLSQEVLLKVYRYLDYFKEESSFSTWLYKITQNTIKNYFRAVNLRSDSEKQYVHQQYNSIGNSPEHALINIEFGEQIESAISRLSEELRICYGMYLFEGYSYEDIAKKMHCPIGTVRSRIFRARKLLIGYIEHSK
- a CDS encoding FAD assembly factor SdhE; the protein is MLDAKEKARLSWHCRRGMLELDLILQRFMEHGGIDKLTEQELKSFNLLLSYTDPELFSWLMGHDEPQDEELSTIVAIIRNNN
- the ygfZ gene encoding CAF17-like 4Fe-4S cluster assembly/insertion protein YgfZ, which translates into the protein MKEMFEHTINSRVLTTFSSVEHELKFNKQKNYLFDLSYLSVLEVTGDKSLDFLQGQLTCDVRLVSDIQMLQGVQCNLKGRILALLDIILWGNYKLILPMDLVESTQTSLNKTAQLSRVSIQRNNKLKIFGLYLQNHNDLIPDKTFLPNNLYAQAQRANYCYYHLGNGFYIFIIKTEIEEEFCKPFKEQDQLLGSLTWHTLRLYAQQFEIYPESRGLFLPHRLGLHQTQYISFDKGCYKGQEIIARTHYKATIKHELNIYVIQSEQAIYSGQKLLKVDEDVELGELIDYSLLGDKNYLITASTLKQAPQMVRFEGQSQPISLEKL
- a CDS encoding cytochrome b, with the translated sequence MSKKSVTTYTSLSKLFHWIIALAVLTMLIVGFFLDSIPDESKGTAYMLHKSTGITIFFLMILRFIWMRVTTKPDLPDSMKLWEKILSRFVQYGFYLLLFIMPLSGWIMSIAGGRMPVYFDLFKAPLPWVGENQSLSGMMAEYHEAIAWILIVFITLHVLGALKHHFIDKDNILKRMLPSKGD